In one window of Comamonas testosteroni DNA:
- a CDS encoding ISL3 family transposase — protein sequence MLDSKLLQALGGWEGYVVERVQWPQGDSRTVSIYLKPQASVMHCERCGAQCSQVHETTTRRVRDLALFEYRVVLHVPRRRLWCDSCGGPHLEKLSWLGRYQRVTDRLAQACSQLLRSSSIKAVAAFFDLGWHTVKSIDKALLLANTAQPQWDQIEYLAMDEFALHKGHRYATVVVDPISRQVLWVGQGRSRETARQFFEQLPAGVAQRIRAVAIDMTTAYELEIKAHCPNAEIVYDLFHVVAKYGREVIDRVRVDQANLLRQQPSARKVLKSSRWLLLRNRNKLQPQQAVQLKELLAANQPLMTVYVLRDELKQLWFYRRATWAHRAWRHWCDQAHQSGIAALSTFAQRLQSYLHGIIARCRHPLNTSVVEGINNTIKVIKRRAYGYRDQDYFFLKIRAAFPGNAR from the coding sequence ATGCTGGACTCGAAGTTATTGCAGGCTCTTGGCGGCTGGGAGGGCTACGTGGTTGAACGTGTGCAGTGGCCCCAGGGCGATAGCCGCACCGTGTCGATTTATCTGAAGCCGCAGGCCAGCGTCATGCATTGCGAGCGCTGCGGTGCGCAGTGCAGCCAAGTCCATGAGACCACGACACGGCGCGTGCGCGATCTGGCATTGTTCGAGTACAGAGTGGTGCTACATGTGCCGCGTCGGCGTCTGTGGTGCGATAGCTGTGGTGGCCCGCACCTGGAGAAACTCAGCTGGCTCGGTCGCTACCAGCGCGTCACAGACCGTCTGGCGCAGGCGTGCAGCCAGTTGCTTCGCAGCAGCAGCATCAAGGCGGTAGCGGCCTTCTTCGATCTGGGCTGGCACACCGTCAAGTCCATCGACAAAGCCTTGCTGCTGGCCAACACTGCGCAGCCGCAATGGGATCAGATCGAGTACCTGGCGATGGACGAGTTTGCGCTGCACAAGGGCCATCGCTACGCCACAGTCGTCGTCGACCCCATCAGCCGGCAGGTGCTGTGGGTGGGGCAAGGGCGCTCACGCGAGACGGCCCGCCAGTTCTTCGAGCAGTTGCCCGCTGGCGTTGCCCAGCGCATTCGCGCAGTTGCTATCGACATGACTACGGCTTACGAGCTGGAGATTAAGGCCCACTGCCCTAACGCCGAGATCGTCTATGACCTGTTCCATGTCGTGGCCAAGTACGGCCGGGAGGTCATCGACCGAGTGCGTGTCGATCAGGCCAACTTGCTGCGCCAACAGCCCTCAGCACGTAAGGTGCTCAAATCCAGCCGCTGGTTGCTGCTGCGCAATCGCAACAAGCTGCAGCCTCAACAAGCAGTGCAACTCAAGGAACTGCTGGCGGCCAATCAACCATTGATGACGGTATACGTCTTGCGCGACGAGCTCAAACAGTTGTGGTTCTACCGTCGTGCGACTTGGGCGCATCGCGCCTGGCGGCACTGGTGTGATCAAGCCCATCAAAGCGGCATTGCCGCACTGAGCACCTTCGCTCAGCGCTTGCAAAGCTACCTGCACGGGATCATCGCCCGATGCAGGCATCCGTTGAACACAAGTGTTGTGGAGGGCATCAACAACACCATCAAGGTCATCAAGCGCCGGGCCTATGGCTACCGCGATCAGGACTACTTCTTTCTGAAGATTCGGGCAGCATTCCCCGGTAATGCGCGATGA
- a CDS encoding porin: MTKMTRIALAALAVMGATTAMAQSSVTLYGRVNTSIEHQKLGDTSATGMVNNASRFGIRGTEDLGGGLKAGFTLESGFNSDDGAGTPWTHGTGSGLTFGRQSEVNLSGGFGMVRLGNFVPESYYATADYISMHNHDTGPSSDALYYDPVWFGGLSTKNKVGYRTPNMGGLTVDASVSMHEKDPSVGPRKNGYDLAANYATGPLHLGAGFSKVGDNWQAALRGLYTFGQVTLGAYYQRNKDDNQISGTGAGSRNNFRLSAMYTMGASEFHANVGHANKWSNIADSAATQWTLGYNYNLSKRTKVYTYYTRINNSNGISYLNGGSTISSLRASGGAGKDFSSFAVGIRHNF, encoded by the coding sequence ATGACCAAGATGACTCGCATCGCACTGGCCGCACTGGCTGTGATGGGCGCAACCACCGCAATGGCACAGAGCAGCGTGACGCTGTACGGCCGCGTGAACACTTCGATTGAGCACCAGAAGCTGGGCGACACCTCCGCTACGGGCATGGTCAACAATGCTTCGCGCTTCGGTATCCGTGGAACGGAAGATCTGGGTGGCGGCCTGAAGGCTGGCTTCACGTTGGAGTCCGGCTTCAATTCGGATGACGGCGCAGGCACTCCCTGGACTCACGGAACTGGTTCCGGCCTGACTTTTGGTCGTCAAAGCGAGGTGAACCTTTCTGGCGGCTTCGGTATGGTCCGTCTGGGCAACTTCGTTCCCGAGTCCTACTACGCAACTGCTGACTACATCAGCATGCACAACCACGACACCGGCCCATCTTCGGATGCGCTGTACTACGATCCCGTCTGGTTCGGCGGTCTGAGCACCAAGAACAAGGTCGGCTATCGCACCCCCAACATGGGCGGCCTGACAGTGGATGCCTCCGTGTCGATGCACGAGAAGGATCCCTCGGTCGGTCCTCGCAAGAATGGCTACGATCTGGCCGCCAACTACGCCACCGGACCCCTGCACCTGGGCGCCGGCTTCAGCAAGGTGGGCGACAACTGGCAAGCTGCCCTGCGCGGCCTGTACACATTCGGTCAAGTGACTCTGGGTGCCTACTACCAGCGTAACAAGGACGACAACCAGATCAGCGGCACCGGCGCTGGTTCGCGCAACAACTTCCGTCTGTCGGCCATGTACACCATGGGCGCTTCGGAATTCCATGCCAACGTGGGTCATGCCAACAAGTGGAGCAATATTGCTGATTCTGCGGCAACACAATGGACGCTTGGCTACAACTACAACCTGAGCAAGCGCACCAAGGTCTATACCTACTACACACGTATCAACAACAGTAACGGCATCAGCTATCTCAATGGCGGTAGCACTATCTCCTCTCTGCGTGCAAGTGGTGGCGCAGGCAAGGACTTCAGCTCCTTTGCTGTGGGTATCCGTCACAACTTCTAA